A single window of Candidatus Nanopelagicales bacterium DNA harbors:
- a CDS encoding sensor histidine kinase — protein MERAVWNLVDNAAKFDPSGSSIEIHVREGIVEVMDRGPGVPAEDVPHLFDRFYRPVASRSLPGSGLGLAIVKDVAEANDGRVYVVAREGGGSVFGIAWPPLAD, from the coding sequence GTGGAGCGCGCGGTGTGGAACCTGGTCGACAACGCCGCCAAGTTCGACCCGAGCGGCTCGTCGATCGAGATCCATGTCCGCGAGGGCATCGTCGAGGTGATGGACCGCGGTCCGGGCGTGCCCGCCGAGGACGTGCCCCACCTGTTCGACCGCTTCTACCGTCCCGTCGCCTCCCGCAGCCTGCCGGGGTCCGGGCTCGGCCTTGCCATCGTCAAAGACGTGGCCGAGGCCAACGATGGCCGGGTCTACGTGGTCGCCCGCGAAGGCGGCGGATCCGTGTTCGGGATCGCCTGGCCGCCGCTGGCGGACTGA